The Anolis carolinensis isolate JA03-04 chromosome 2, rAnoCar3.1.pri, whole genome shotgun sequence genome contains the following window.
taatgtgcttttaattactgtatttcagttttaatatcaagtcaatacagagtttagcgctccatgaagtcacgccggccacatgaccttggaggtgtctacggacaacgccggttctttggcttagaaatggagatgagcaccaacccccagagtcggagacacgactagacttaacgtcagggaaaaacctttacctttactatagtatGGTGTATAATAATAggcttatttttaatagtaacattCAAGCAACCATAAACTACATTtgtctggcatctaccaatccctgTGGGTACTTGTTAACTGAGAGTTTACTGTAGTTATATCTCCATTTCTCCCCAAACTTGAAATAAAGCAGAGGCAGGCAACCTCAGTCCTAGAGATATCATTGAATTTCAATTTCCACCTTTCTACACCTTTGGCTATGCTGCCTAGGGATAGTAGGAGTTCTCCAGCCTGCCGTAATGAATACAActgggaaagggaaagaagaggaCTATAAAATGTAAGTTAACTCTGATgtagggcttggattgtgcaaATGTGGCTGAACTACAGCTTCTAGCAGCTATAACTGGCACAGCCAACAGTGGAAAATCAAAACTTATGGAGGACAGCATGTTTCCAACAGTATTCCAAATTTGGgcctcatctatactgaccatttaatgcaagtGACAAGACAACAAAATCCTATATGAAAGAAAGCCCCTGTTGCACATCAGTGCCCAGTGGTTTGGCCTCAAGatggtttcaggatttcctatggaatcatctgcacagcagaatcactttcttcaataccagtttgaaacggcattaaatggtcagtgaatTAAACTCTTTGCCATTCATTATTAAATACCCTGTCCTGAACATTTGCAAGTTTCTTGCCTAGTTTTCTGAATGTATGCTATTTTCATCGATCCCAGCCACCGCCTACAGAAGTGTAAGCAAATGACACAGAATACTAAATTTGAATATTCCCCATTTACACAGAACTCTGTAAATCCTTCTGATATCAGAGCTACCCTTgttgtaaatgtcattttaaTTCAAATGCCTGTGAAAATCTAAGCAGCTAAATTCATCCATCTTTAGAAAACCCAAAACAATAAAGGTTGAAGAAAACCCAGCAAGAGCAGTGGAAGGCTTggtccctttttattttttaaatatcttaTTTATGCATTTCTAGATACGTAAAATCAAAACACTCAATacaaagaggaaaaagagaaatacaaaaaagagaaaaatgaataaattgtcaagaaaacaagaaaaaagaataaaagataAAAATGGCTTTCCATCTTCCAGTTAATATCCATCACTCTTCTTTATCCCCATTTTCTTCCATTCTAAAATATATTTGATGCTCAACACACTCTAAATACATGTGCCTATACTTACTTTGTACAAGAACTCATCAGCAAGTTTTCTATATTTTAGACACATAGTcataaatatgtataaatatgtgaggagaagtcatagggagaagggagcaagcttgttttctgctgccctgcagactaggatgggaacaatggcttcaaactacaggaaaggagattcaacttcctcactgtgagagctgtttggcagtggaaccctctgccccggagtgtggtggaggcctcttctttggaggcttttaagcagaggctggatggccatctgtaggaggtgctttgaatgtgattttcctgcttggcagggggttgaactggatggcccacaaggtctcttccgactctgatTCTATCTTCCAATCCTtttgggtgccagttaactgagagtctactgtattcaaaaattaaaattgatttttatttgtgtgttatGGAATCTACTTATGCTATTTTTTTGAAAGGCCCTGTTAGATCCAAGCCATACCAGAAGTGATGGCATCAGACACCAAACAGAATCAGGTCACCAACAATtcctgaaaaagaaagagaagatggaCTTCATAAGAGCATTAAGCTCTGCTGACACTCCCCGCTGTGTTGCGTTTTGTTCTTGCTTTAGGCTCCTTCTGGCAAAACTCAAAACCTATTTTGTCATTTCAGTCTGGTAGACAAAATGAATACCtggagtttttaaaatgcttattGTAGTTTGTACTTGACTTGTTTTGTTTTACCATGATCAGTTAGTTTGAGTTGTATTTTAAGAATATGTCGAGGTTGTGTTGTTCTAAATCACTCATGAGTGTGATTTGAAAAGAATAAGCTACTTAATTTCATCAACCCAGCTTTTCTTTCTGAAATGTTAGTAGCGGTCTTTTCTCTTAATAGGATGGGATACATTGTGCCATAAGTTGAAACTAACTTgatagcaagtacagtagagtctcacttatccaacattcgcttatccaacgttctggattatccaatgcatttttgtagtcaatgttttcaatacatcatgatattttggtgctaaattcgtaaatacagtaattactacatagcattactgcgcattgaactactttttctgtcaaatttgttttataacatgatgttttggtgtttaatttgtaaaatcataacctaatttgatgtttcataggcttttccttaatccctccttattatccaacatattcgcttatccaacattctgccagcccgtttacgttggataagtgagactctactgtattgacaaaaACTAGTGCCAGGCTGATGGGGAGACTGGGATGAAATGGTTTAGGACTGAAGTGCAAAGGCAGAGGATACATTCAGTATTAGCCACTGACGCATAAGCATGAAGTTCATATACACACAATTCTACAGAGTTAGCAGGttctaccatatttcttcaatcaATTGTGAGATGCACAGACGGTTCAgtatcaccaacagaaaaaatattacatAAAAAGCATCCATGATTCTAAGGTGAACCCTGTTTTTAGAGATTTTATATGGAGGGAAAGTGCCTCTTAGAATGGAATAAATATGGTATGATAAGTCTTGCTGTCTTTACGTCTAATTCAACTTGCAGTTCTGGACTAGGAGGTGtggatcaaggcaggaaatcccacatctgatttgaactgggatatatggcagtgtggactcggataacccagttcaaagcagatattgtgggattttctgccttgatattctgggttatatggctgtgtagaagggcccactgTCTCTTTAAAGTATCATAGATTTCAGAAACACTGGTTCTTGTTCTCCAATATTTATTATGCTTGGTAGTTTTCTTTGTATATAATTTCCATTAATATTAGGTTAAATAATTCCATACAAATAGAGCAAAGATGCCACAGGTGTGACATCAGTATCTTAAAGACCACATACAATAGGGAACAACTGGGCTTTCTTAAGCAGCAACTGTTTCTGGAACTATGAATAATTATATGCATTTAAGTACTGCTAGAAATCAATGGCAATGTATGCAATTAAACGGGAACTTAATAGTTTGTTCTTCTTTCATGGCGCATAAGGTGGTGGCAATGGGCTGGTAGAGATCTTGTCATAAGCCGGAGGAGCATCAGGCACCTACATTAATAAAAGTTGGGTGATAAGAAAAGAATCATATCAGAGAAATATTGACAAACTTTAACTACTTCCATTAGTATTTTTTCTTAAAGGTTTCCTGACATGTTCATGGTGAAGTAGACCTTTGAAAAATAGTTAATCATGTCCGGAAACATGTTCAAGGGACTGCTGCAGGTAGGAAGGGACAGGTAGCCCTGCTTTCTCCAGTCCACTTACATGTGTCTGAATCTCAATGTAAAACCTGGTTGCATTGTTAATTTGTTAATTTCCTTCAGTATTACATATCACAACTGttggggagaaagagaaggaaacaagTTTTTCCATTTAAACCTTAGCATAAAGCTTAAAACATGTGATGTACagccagccttccacattcactggagttaaaGGCACAAGATTCTttagaagtaaaaaaaatctgaataaaaatggTACCCAAGAGAACATATCTCTAGGTATTTCTTGGTCTTCCAGCTTGACTCTATAGTCAGCTTCTGGAGGAAGTagaccacagagttgcactggagaaacTAGAGATCCCTAGACAGAGAATATTagaatcaaatctacaaaaatcAACCCTGCAGATGTGTAACATCAAACGCAGTATATACGTACAGGAATGTAAGGCACATAAATGTGAAAGTAGCACATTGTATACAAGAGATGCAACAGTGGATTCTGGGAAAAAAATAGATAGCAACATGCAGCAACACAACACACAAATAGGCCAACATCACATCAgatacacaaatatacatagatataGCAGCTCTGCTTCCCAAAAATGTACAGTGCTGCCTCCTGTTCACACATTCAAGCAACAACAATTTCTCTTTTGGGGAGAAAGATCCATCAGAACAGTTTGATGAACTGATACAAGATCTACGACCCATCCTTACTGAAAATGATTGATTTTTTACAATGAAACCTTGAAGTCTCCTATCAATCAAAATACTCCCTGGGTTCTCATAAAACTTAAGCACACGCCTTCACAATATCCTTGAATTTTTAACATAGTGCATTTTCTGAGAGGGCACACAAAGAACTATCGTATGTCCTCCAGTGCAAACGTTTAAGAAGAGTTTAATTTAGCTACACTTTCTAAGAATTCAATCATAATTTAAGATTTTGTGCAAGACATTTTCTAGAGAATCAGATAACCTCAACCTTCAATCTTTCATAGGGGGAGCATGCTAGAAAAGGCAGTTCACTCTTAACCACTTCATGACATAACTTCTTCACTTAAAATCTGTTATTCCACTGGGTTCACCACATACATTTTGATTAAAATGTAGTTTTTGAGTCTAGAAAcattgagggcagcattttttccaatatatcaggaagaggtgaggatgGATTTTTCCTCAAAActccggatgttttgccaaatttctaatgaagcagactcgttgctctcaggttaggatcatccaatttgtgggaggagaaattgggggaggagtcaaaataaatgtttttgggcaatttccttttgctccccaagcaggaaggtttggttgtaagctacctcataatgcttctacttgcaaaaaaataaaacagccttttagggtacctttattccttcctttcatgatttgtctgtgttgggagggccagtgctgttgccgtaccaaatgggtttccctcccatcccttttctctccctccctccctgctcttgggaattgtgggaatggaagtaccaaaaagcactgagagggatggtgggcagAGCCAAATGTCtacagtgtggaaacctcttcattgaaaaatacgcaagacaactgagtgcactaaacagtgtgattaaaAGGTAGGGGAAAAAcgaaatggagttagactgaactcttttcttctgaacacttcctggtgtaatctgatgaagtcctaactgTAAAGCTCTATCTGCCTCTCTAACAGAAGGGCATCTGGCTTTTGGCAGAACTGCACACTTTGGCCATCTGAAACAGCTTGACTAGATATAAGGAGAAATAGTTCTCTTACCGCCTGGGTATAGTTGCTGTTGTATTCCTGCAGAGACAGCTTGGAACCCAGTAAGGCACTTTTACCTTCTGATGTCTTCATAGTGGTCATTTTGAAGTTCTTACTCTATTTCACAGGCAGaacagagagaaaggaagagaaaggcaaaggaaaacaaaaatgaggGCAAAATTGATTGTTTTGCACACGAGTCTTACATCTAGAGAAAATACAATCATGCTCAGTAAAGTGGACAGGCCACAGCATCGATGTATTGGTTTAAGCACTCAGGCCCTCTGTtttcaagatctgagcagggcagtTAACGACTGAGGTTCTTGGAGACCTCCCATTCATAGTGTTGCAAAAAGTGGATGTTGACTTGATAGCAAATGACAAATTGCACCTGTGTTTATTGCTTCTCTCTGTCTCTAATACCAGATTCAaaattacattttccagaatgtcctttccatttcttttctgcaCTTATCCAGCAGTGCAGGTGAGGAGCACATAGGGGTGCCCTCTTCATATTATATATGAAAGTGGGAATTTCCTTGTTCTGACATGGTATTACATGCCCTCTGCTGAAGCTAAACAGGTTTGTGTATGTCTGAATGGGAGGCAACTGCAACCCTCATGTTCAACTTATGTGATAGGGGAAAGGCAGGAAAGTGGAAAGGCAAGAAATAAATGTACTCAATAAGTCAGTTTTTTTGGTGACACGATCCACTATATTCATGCAGAACACTTTTATTTGCATAACTCCACCAAAGGTTTAAAATTTGCCAGGACTCAGCTCTAGCATCTTCTTTCACATGTCAAGGTTTAATGCATGaatatataaaatgaaggcaTATTGGAGCCCCACTGAGCAGAATTATGTTTGCCTCATAATTAATGATTATTAAtcactaaggaccttgtcagacagaggttttcctccatttctacacactttaaagacTGAATACCACAGATCCTATCAATGGGTTGCCCATGGGATTCTGTCACTGCCAAGTGTAGAAACGGGAGGATTGAAAGGTGAACAGGAATCCTCTTTCTGCACGTAGAAATGCTtaaaaacaggatttttttttctttgggaTAGGAAGTAGTGGAATTGTCCATTTACACTCCTTTTTGTGATGTTTCAGGGTGTTCATGTGGGCACTCTGATAATGACCCTTGATTCTTCTTCTATCAccattagtggtttaaagatGGTGTGGGTCCAATTGAAAGAAGTGTGCTGGTCTCCTTGAGAGTAGGGATTCAGAGAGGATGGAGCAGATCCTATTGAGAGAAGTGGTTTAATATTGTGCTGGTCTTGAAATGGGAGGCTGTGTGATGGGAACTGAAATTGATGGTTGAACTAGAAACAGGCGGAAGTGAATAAATTCTACGTCTTTAAAGATGGAATGTCACGGAATACTATGCAAAGAAGACGAACCCTgtcttatgactgtttttaatcatgttgaagttttactgctcagtttaatgttttatctgatttgtgctgtcgtgtctgggcatggccccatgtaagccgccccgagtccctccggggagatggggcgggatataagaataaaattattattattattattaaccctccCCTGCCTTGTGGGATGAGGACCTAAGTGTTCTTATGCACCAGTGCTTAATGACTTCAGGATCAGAAAAGATAGATTTTAATGAGAATACTTGAGTGTCAGCATGTTTTCCTTAAAATTAGGCACTGTCCAAACCTGGTGAGTCTAGCAGGCCAACTATAACAATAAATACAATCCTAAACAGGGCAGTAGTAAGCCAGTGTATCCTTACCAAAAGGTTTCTATAACCCCTGCGCTTTTTATAATACCAACATCCAATGAGCAATAAAGCTGCAAGAACCACAACAAGAAGTCCAATACCTGCAGCcctgtaaaaaagaaaagaaaataattatggaaaacacatatttctagaGATGCCTTCAGTCTTTGCAAACATTAGACTGGGCATAAGCGTACAATACTGAAATCGCCTATACAGTGTCACTAACATACTTATGATGTTTAGGTCTAACCAACGTACagatataattttttttatttaaatagaaAACTTGATATGATAACAAGCCATAATACATGATGTCTCCTTTTTAATCAACAGTATAATTCCCATATCTGCAGAACCAATATAGGTGCTTGAACTTATCCAGTTTTTCAGGTATTCATTTAGGGCTTCTTGTACTGTTTCTCAGTAAACCTGTCATTTCTCCCATTGACAAAtcaacctctgagtattccttatgtTGTTGAGCCACGATATGTCCCACCAGCTAAGGCCATGCAATGTTTTACTCTGGTTTCCGTTtgctgttttaaactgttttcatCTGGTGCGAGCCTTTTTCCGAATTACTTCGGGCCAGATGTGTTTTGGAATTTCACTTCTACACAGTGAATCATTGGCTGCCCTCTCCTCTCATTGGAAGAACGTTATAATTCccgctgccttaagaaagctcagggCATTCTTGGGAATCTATATCACCTGGCATATTATTTTTCTGAATTCTTGTCATTTGGCAGACAGTACAAGgcgacaaagacaaggacaaacagactgaaggatagtttttatcctagacctgtggctatgttgaactcagtGGTTTTGAATTGATGTACAATTATGcaggtttttaatatatattttaattttaattttaatttttttaattttgaaaggcttttaaatctgatgtaaactgtttttctgatgtatcTGTttgtattgtaagccgccctgagtcccctaatgggtgagaagggcggggtagaagtgatgcaataaataaaataaaattccctGGCCGCCAAATCCCTGGTTGCCATTTCCCCTCAAAAGGGAATCCCTGCCTGGAGGCGGCAATGTCAGCAGtgctctcagccaatcagagcacaGATCCAGACTGGCCCCTCTCAACCAATCAGGGAAAGAAGCAGGAGTTTTGAATtgctgtcaaactgtataagaAGTCTTGCTTCCTCTGTATGTTTTATACTTGTACActttgaggcatctgcttgtacTTCCATCCCTTTTGGTCAATTTGAATAagcctctgtggcttgtcttcaacctggtgggtgtttctctgtcctggcccatATGATTTAGCTTGCGCTCACTGGGCATGGATCCTTTTATCCATGGTCCTAGTTATCCACAAtacttgcctgagaaaaccctatggtTTCATGGGTTTGCCATAAGTTACATTCACACATAAGGAActatctatgattctgtgttatTTTTGCCTCTGATAACCAGACTATTTGTTAAAGAAATAATGTTTTCTATTAAAATgataattttctgttaaagaagaatTCAGTATGGATTAAGAGGAAGAAAATCATATTTGAAACCAAACAGGAAGgtgttttaaagtttaaaattgATGCAATACTTACTCTTCTGTTGAAAGCGAAGTGAATCTCTTCCCTCGACCAAAGCTGCCATCCAAATAATGATCTCCTTTGGGCATTTTGTTTGGTAGAGGGCACACCTACAAAGTGAACAAAGTTAATAACCATTTCATACAATACAATCCCATAGTATTCTTCATATGCAAGACAGAAAACAAGATCTCTATGCAGCAGCACATATCGTAGTATGACCCCTAAATACTGGATTGGTACCTGCAGTTTTATCTATCCACTTGTAGCAAAATTTCTGTCTCTTTTTATTTAAGGAGAAATCAtcataaaccttgccaagaaaaccttatgataaaATCACCGTtaagtcagaattgacttgaaggcagataacAGCAAATTTTTATTCTGAGATTTGAGAAGAGCAACAATGTAGAGATTAATCTCATCTGCAAAAATAGTTTATGTTAAATTATACTCATGCCACGTTCTGACACTGACACTGTCTTTGATGCCAGAGAGCTCCTTTCTGTGAGCCAGTTAAATTAGACAAAAATTAGATTGATACATATTATGATTTCATAGACAAagactctacaccagtggttcccaacctgtagtcctTGGACCATCAGTGgttccaagaactaaaatatggcccgTGGCCTCattgttactacaccgttgcaacgagagcaactggtcttgcaaaactctcttatagtgttgaggcaatggggatgttgggggGCAGGGAgtggctgactacccacaaaaggcatgacaacaagcctcctgactgttgcttctcctcttcctccctccccctcagcAGAGCTGTTCCATGAGTTGCCTGGAACCGGGGCGCCTTggtatcttcatttttaggcctgttcctgggattatttgaggtactgatttagaaaattgcattggatagaccatatcaactctagattattaaatatggttttctgtgagcgagcaggtggcaactactggatggcatatgttttgtatcagaaactagagctgatgtgttctatccaatgcaattttctgaatcagcaccccaaataactaaaccaaatctaaagttgactaaaaactgattcgtaacccttttggtactaacgttgagagtggtccctggtcaaagtggtccctgataaagtgttccctggtcaaaaaaaaggttgggaaccacggctctacactgtagaattaatgcaatttgatatccctttaactgccattgctcaatgctatgcaattatgggcaatgtagtttggtgaggcaccagcactttttggcaaagaaagccaaaaccttgtgaaactgcaactcccatgattctggagcactgagctatggcagttaaagtcatgtccAATTGCATTTCTACAGAATAACTACACCCCAATATCTTAGTGGATCACAGCCAACTGCCCTATGCTATCATTCTCAGTCAATGACCACAACCATTAATAGGTTGTAAAGGAACAGTCTTCTATCCCTAGGACAGCTCTTTTTTAGTGATGTGCAAGGGCAACCAGGTACATCCTTCTGGTCCATTTGTAGTCAAGAGCAATTGTATGCTCAGGAGTTGTCTAGATTGGCCTTATGTACCTGGGAAAAGGCATGTGCAAGGAGGTACTGAATGCCTTCTTACGCAATAATGATTAATCTTTTTGTGTATGATGTGTATgaacctgtcaacttatggagaTCCCATGACTTTCATAGGgttctcttaggcaaggaagacaaagagctgattttgccatttccttcatccaaaatatagcctacagtatctATGTAACTGGAGGTTACATCAGCATTGGCCAGCAACAGGATTCTGGCTACAGAGACAGCCATTGGCCTAAAAAGAAGTGTTGGCAAAGTTCAATTCAAAGTTCAATCCCATTTTTTCACATTGATCACATTAAAAGGTCATATATATACTTATGtaagggaaataaaatattttaagttgGAGAAGTATAGCAAAGCAGAGGAACTCTCCCCTGAGGGGATTTCACACACTTTTCCCTTTCTAAAAAATGTATGGAG
Protein-coding sequences here:
- the mlana gene encoding melanoma antigen recognized by T-cells 1, translating into MPKGDHYLDGSFGRGKRFTSLSTEEAAGIGLLVVVLAALLLIGCWYYKKRRGYRNLLSKNFKMTTMKTSEGKSALLGSKLSLQEYNSNYTQAVPDAPPAYDKISTSPLPPPYAP